One segment of Coffea arabica cultivar ET-39 chromosome 7c, Coffea Arabica ET-39 HiFi, whole genome shotgun sequence DNA contains the following:
- the LOC113699854 gene encoding uncharacterized protein has protein sequence MRVQVWNCQGVGSPLTIPQVREVNNLFSPSMVFLSETKNRTIYMEKVKNILKFDEMVVVEAMNKAGGLALLWKEEVKVLQVLKTAFTIEAHVVDLENNSDWWFVGIYASCDNHIRKQQWKVIERRKSLWGERWILAGDFNDIISNEEKWGGICRQETSFQDFKQFINGNQLMDIGFTGHPWTWCNNYEDTGEIKQRLDRGLCSLSWSQVYENVVCRHIDSYASDHSILIIDTKPNSSRRRKRFYFDKRWLQRADIGDVIREAWQFQTNSRQKIENIQFQLSELKKSTGSTRNGFNGSLKRQLKDTYQEEEQYWQQKSRIQWLREGDKNTKYFHALVQGRRRRNRLNKLQRDNGTWTEGEEELCKEMEDYYRNLLNGNEGGDLTEVLDGIPHSIMDEMNENLLKPVLEDEITSVVFSMNPDKAPGIDGKFLTTFMVSHEYLHYLKNMRHGKEGFMAVKLDMSKAYDRVEWSFLEAMMHKMGFHNTWINWIMQCLSSVSFSFHINGEVKGYVIPKRGIRQGDPLSPYLFLICSEGLSNLLRKAKANRMLSGMNISRMGPNITHLFFADDSLIFCKANQDQAKELMRVLDVYGLASGQVINLEKSSVLFSKNVQPGLMLLICRTMGNMQRVCQGKYLGLPMVVSRTKQQLFGFVKSNIQQRVLQWKNKFLSMASKEILLKSVAQGMPTYTMSCFKVPSRLCKEISSLMSNFWWGDINGNNKIHWCSWRKITQEKDKGDLGFKDLEAFNIALLGKQVWRLISQPNLLVSQVMRAKYYSRTSIFRCKVPNNASSLWRSLLSARHVVEQGTRRRIGNGKNTHIWEDSWLPDTTNGRVTTCRATDGGLQKVANLICQKRWNRNLVFQTFNTKDADRILSIPISLAGREDSHFWLHGVDGNYSVNSGYKVLMASNETKQKTNQNDSTTSWEHQSKKIWKQLWSLKIKHKQKIFLWKCLNNALPVRDIIYGRIKAGDPICMRCGEERETIEHTFLNCVDAKMTWKLAPIQWEGILEQHGCFRKWWTSIIDARHRTQGWQHIALSVHILWQIWKGRNGAEFNGKKYRPWTAIQKALKEWLELGEVDRLETRMSTTETEALHLQYPQLCSQHGVLQFSIAITRNKHEPWVGIGICLIGGAQGTHTGWAMRETSSGSFLLDEALALKFAMCKVAGMQHRVVQFQVQNQQLLNLIQCKQARDIRLATVVEDIVQLRLLFHMCSFCLVQNDNYHLSSKLSSYALGITFDEELLFP, from the exons ATGAGAGTTCAGGTGTGGAATTGTCAAGGAgtggggagccccttgacaattccccaGGTGAGGGAGGTGAATAACCTCTTCTCTCCAAGCATGGTGTTTTTAAGTGAGACTAAAAATAGGACAATTTACATGGAAAAGGTGaaaaacattttaaaatttgatgagATGGTTGTTGTTGAAGCAATGAATAAGGCAGGCGGGCTCGCCCTACTGTGGAAAGAGGAAGTTAAGGTTCTTCAGGTTTTGAAAACTGCATTCACCATAGAGGCGCATGTGGTGGATTTGGAAAATAATTCTGATTGGTGGTTTGTTGGCATTTATGCGAGTTGCGACAATCACATTAGGAAACAACAGTGGAAAGTCATTGAAAGAAGGAAATCTCTATGGGGAGAAAGATGGATCTTAGCTGGTGACTTTAATGATATCATTTCCAACGAAGAGAAATGGGGTGGTATTTGCAGGCaggaaacaagttttcaggattTCAAGCAATTCATTAATGGAAATCAACTTATGGATATTGGATTCACTGGACATCCATGGACTTGGTGTAACAATTACGAGGATACGGGGGAGATCAAACAGCGATTAGATAGGGGTCTTTGTAGTCTCTCTTGGTCACAGGTTTATGAGAACGTAGTGTGCAGACATATAGATTCTTATGCATCTGATCACAGCATTTTGATCATAGACACTAAGCCGAACTCTAGTCGGCGGCGTAAAAGATTTTACTTTGACAAGAGGTGGCTACAAAGAGCAGACATTGGGGATGTGATCAGGGAGGCATGGCA GTTCCAAACAAACTCTAGGCAGAAGATAGAGAATATTCAATTTCAATTGAGTGAGCTGAAAAAGTCAACAGGGAGCACCAGAAATGGTTTTAATGGATCTCTAAAGAGACAATTGAAGGACACATACCAAGAGGAAGAACAATACTGGCAGCAGAAATCAAGGATCCAATGGCTCAGGGAGGGagataaaaatacaaaatatttcCATGCCTTGGTTCAAGGTCGGCGAAGGCGAAATAGGCTAAACAAATTACAGCGAGACAATGGTACATGGACTGAAGGTGAGGAGGAGTTGTGCAAAGAAATGGAGGACTATTACCGGAATCTTCTGAATGGGAATGAGGGAGGGGACTTAACTGAAGTACTGGATGGTATACCACACTCTATCATGGatgaaatgaatgaaaactTGCTTAAACCAGTCTTGGAAGATGAAATTACATCGGTTGTTTTCTCTATGAACCCGGACAAAGCTCCTGGGATTGATG GCAAATTCTTGACAACATTTATGGTTTCTCATGAATATTTGCATTATCTAAAAAACATGCGACATGGCAAGGAGGGGTTTATGGCAGTTAAGCTTGACATGTCTAAAGCCTACGACCGTGTGGAGTGGAGCTTTTTGGAAGCAATGATGCATAAGATGGGATTTCACAATACATGGATAAATTGGATAATGCAGTGCCTAAGTTCTGTTTCCTTCTCTTTTCATATTAATGGGGAGGTAAAAGGGTATGTCATCCCCAAGAGAGGAATTAGACAAGGGGACCCTCTATCCCCTTATCTATTTCTAATTTGTTCAGAGGGCTTATCCAATCTGCTTAGGAAGGCTAAGGCTAATAGGATGTTGTCAGGGATGAATATAAGCAGAATGGGACCTAATATAACTCACCTTTTCTTCGCGGATGATTCCTTAATTTTTTGCAAAGCAAATCAGGATCAAGCAAAGGAGTTAATGAGAGTGCTGGATGTCTATGGCTTGGCGTCTGGTCAAGTGATTAACCTGGAAAAGTCCTCCGTTCTATTCAGCAAGAACGTGCAACCAGGTTTGATGCTCCTGATTTGCCGAACCATGGGGAATATGCAAAGAGTCTGTCAAGGCAAGTATCTCGGATTACCAATGGTAGTTTCGAGAACAAAACAACAGCTTTTTGGTTTTGTTAAGTCGAACATACAACAGAGAGTGCTCCAGTGGAAGAACAAGTTTCTAAGTATGGCAAGCAAGGAAATATTACTTAAATCAGTGGCTCAAGGTATGCCTACTTATACTATGTCATGCTTCAAGGTGCCATCTAGATTGTGCAAGGAAATCAGTTCACTCATGTCAAACTTTTGGTGGGGAGACATCAAtggaaataataaaattcattGGTGTTCCTGGAGAAAGATCACTCAGGAGAAGGACAAGGGGGATTTAGGATTCAAGGATTTGGAGGCTTTTAACATTGCACTACTGGGTAAACAGGTATGGCGTTTGATTTCTCAACCCAACCTGTTAGTTAGCCAAGTAATGCGGGCTAAGTACTACTCCAGAACTTCAATATTCAGGTGTAAAGTCCCCAATAATGCCTCATCGTTATGGAGAAGTCTGTTGAGCGCGAGACACGTGGTGGAACAAGGCACTAGAAGACGGATTGGTAATGGAAAGAATACACATATCTGGGAAGATAGCTGGCTTCCGGACACAACAAATGGGAGAGTAACTACTTGCAGAGCTACGGATGGTGGACTGCAGAAAGTAGCAAATTTGATTTGCCAAAAAAGATGGAACCGCAATTTGGTTTTCCAAACTTTTAACACCAAAGATGCGGACAGAATTTTGAGTATCCCAATCAGTCTAGCTGGCAGGGAAGATTCTCATTTTTGGTTACATGGTGTGGATGGGAATTACTCCGTCAATTCAGGGTATAAGGTGTTGATGGCTAGCAATGAAACCAAGCAGAAAACAAATCAGAATGATAGCACTACTAGTTGGGAGCATCAGTCTAAGAAGATTTGGAAGCAATTGTGGAGCTTAAAGATTAAGCATAAACAGAAAATATTTCTCTGGAAATGTCTAAACAATGCTTTACCGGTCAGAGATATCATCTATGGTAGAATCAAAGCTGGAGACCCAATTTGTATGCGATGTGGAGAGGAAAGGGAGACGATTGAACATACATTTCTGAATTGTGTGGATGCAAAAATGACATGGAAGTTAGCCCCAATCCAATGGGAAGGCATATTGGAACAACATGGCTGTTTTAGAAAATGGTGGACATCCATCATTGATGCTAGACATAGAACACAAGGTTGGCAACATATTGCTCTATCGGTCCATATACTCTGGCAAATATGGAAAGGGAGGAATGGGGCAGAATTCAATGGCAAGAAATACAGGCCATGGACGGCTATTCAGAAGGCATTAAAGGAATGGTTAGAATTGGGAGAAGTAGATAGACTGGAAACTAGGATGAGTACGACCGAAACAGAAGCTCTACATCTGCAATATCCACAGCTTTGTTCACAACATGGTGTCCTGCAATTCAGCATTGCAATTACAAGGAACAAGCACGAACCATGGGTTGGCATTGGAATCTGTCTAATAGGAGGAGCTCAGGGAACACACACAGGCTGGGCAATGCGTGAAACCAGTTCAGGATCTTTTTTACTGGATGAAGCATTAGCTCTAAAATTTGCAATGTGTAAAGTTGCTGGAATGCAACACAGGGTGGTCCAATTCCAAGTTCAGAATCAGCAGCTCCTCAACCTTATTCAATGCAAACAAGCACGGGATATCAGATTAGCAACTGTGGTGGAGGATATTGTTCAACTTAGACTTCTGTTTCACATGTGCTCCTTTTGTCTAGTTCAAAATGATAACTATCATCTAAGCTCCAAGCTTAGTTCTTATGCTTTAGGCATTACTTTTGATGAGGAACTTTTGTTTCCTTAG